ACGGCCTTGGCCTGTCCATGTTTTTTCTTCGCCATTTTCGTCAGCGAATTTATATTTAGCTGGGCGTGCAGCGCGCTTTTTCTTCGCTTTTGGCGCATCACCAATAAGTGCAACAAGCTCTTCTGCAGTAATACCTTCTGCTTCTAACAGATCACGGTATTTTTGAAGTTTCGCTTCTTGTTCTTTATTTTGTGCTTT
The genomic region above belongs to Photobacterium leiognathi and contains:
- a CDS encoding H-NS histone family protein is translated as MIDILLNLRSLRAQAREMSVSDLEEGLQKFTQVVEERREEEAAEKAQNKEQEAKLQKYRDLLEAEGITAEELVALIGDAPKAKKKRAARPAKYKFADENGEEKTWTGQGRTPKALQQLLDQGAQLSEFEI